The window GAGTTACTGGCAATTTTCGAAAAGGTCAAATCTTTGATGATATTATCATCTAAGATTGAGTTACGAAAAACTTCAAATTCATATACCAATAGAAAATGTGAAGAACTTCTAGTGCTAGAAAAACTAATTTCTTATAATAATTACTCAAGACGGGCTTAAATGGAGCGACATGTCATGCATGAACAGTAAAATTTTTATAGCGAATGTTGTTCTTTTCTGTTTATATTCACTTGTGGTATTTAAAACTGGTACTACTCCAAAAACAGTTGCTACAGATGAATGATGGAAAGAGACAGACAAAAAATTCCAGGCGTGGCCTCGCACTGCTGGTCCTCCAGTGGTCATGAACCCAATCAGACGCCAAAATTATATTGTCAAGTCTTGATTGAAAATTTACATCTACGCCATCTTTGTTCTGATAGATTTGTTTGGAatagaacctttttttttttttttttttcagtttgagCCAGGATATGATCTGCTGCTGGGTTCACAAGATTTTCAAGCCCTCAGTTTCCTTCTAAGATAAAGAATTTCATAGTTAGATTCTAATAAATGTTTCTTCAGTTTCTGCTCTAAATATATGATTGATGAATtgtgaagattatatgatctacTGGGCTCATACTAGTTGCTTACGTTTTGGCTTTTCTTTAATGATTTAAAGTTATTGGCTCTGTGCTAAACTCTGCTTCAGTATATGGTATAGTGTAAATACCGGGTGCAGGTAAATATTTATCAAATATTTATCGACAAAATGTTTTTATTTTTGGCAGGCTTCCTCAAATATAAATATTCTTTTCCTCTAGTTAATTAGCTTAAGGTCCAATTCAACACACACATAAATAAAACCAGTATAAAGACAAGAAGTTTAGTGGTTGTCCTAGTCTTCTAGACAACACATCTTTTTAACCTATGTGTaactaacccaaaaaaaaaaaaaaagaattagacATTGCTCAAGAGAGATTATGAAATCCAAGCTGAAACTATTGATTGTTAAATTTTCATCTACCCAAGAGATAAacgcataaaacaagattaaattaatttttcttgCTATTAAGCAGAATAAATTGTGAACCTTTTAATCCTGCAGTATAATTACTAAACAGACCAGCATCCACGGCAAAGAACTAGCTAGTTTAAATCACAATATTTGGCACGGCAAAGTGAGAAACACTAATGCATATTCAAGAATCTATATATACCAGTATCTCCAAAGAAATATATACACCATTATCCACATCTTACAATTCTCTTATTGTGAAGTATATCTCTTTAATCCTTTCATTAGATATGAAGTTCCTAGTTCTTCTTTTGGCTATTCTTGGATTATGGATGTCTCAAATTACAGCGCGTACACTTCCTGAAGAATCCATGATGCAAAAATATGAGCAATGGATGATTCAGTATGGACGTGTATACAGAACCAACGCTGAAAAAGAGAGTCGTTTCAAGATATTCAAGGAGAACGCAGAGTGTATCGAAGCTTTCAATAATGCAGGAAATCAGCCTTACAAGTTGGGAATCAATGCATTTGCAGATTTAAGCAATGAGGAATTTAGAGCTAAACGAAATGGTTTGAAGATTCCATTCTGTGAACCAAAAATTACTTCATTCAAATATGAAAATTTGACAGCAGTTCCAACAACTATGGATTGGAGAACAAAGGGTGCAGTTACACCTATTAAGGATCAAGGACAATGTGGTAAGTGATCTAGCCTTACTATATATAATGATTGCCTTAAAACTCTCGATCTAAGTTATATACACTGCCAGTGTAAATATTTTCACGTTATTAATGTATCTGACATGTGTTGGTCAGTTAGATaccctttttatttttataaagttACCGATTAATGTGCGCTTGTCATAGAAATTTACCCGTAATTACCTTATGGGAGACATTTAGTGCATATAACTTCAACTCTTCTTGAGTGGTTTTATCTTGTTCTTTTCTAATACTTCTATTACAAACAGGTAGTTGTTGGGCATTTTCTGCAATAGCTGCAACAGAGGGGATTACTAAACTATCAACAGGAAACTTAATCTCTCTATCAGAACAAGAACTGATGGACTGTGACAGAACGAGTGAAGATCAAGGATGTGAAGGTGGTTACATGGAAGACGCGTTCGAATTCATAGTGAAAAACAAAGGCATAACAACTGAAAAAACATATCCATACAAAGCTGCTGATGGAAGTTGCAACACTAAAAAAGAATCTTCTCATGTAGCCGATATCAAAGGCTACGAAAAAGTACCTAAAAATAGTGAAAAAGCACTTCTCAACGCTGTGGCAAATCAGCCTGTTTCGGTGTCCATAGATGCTAGTGACTTCTCGTTCCAATTCTACACGAGTGGAGTTTTTACGGGCACGTGTGGAACTGAGTTAGATCACGGTGTTACAGCAATTGGCTATGGAAAAGCTGAAGATGGGACTAAATATTGGTTGATCAAGAATTCTTGGGGTACTAGTTGGGGTGAAAATGGATACATAAGGATGGAAAGGGACATTGATGCTAAAGAAGGACTATGTGGGATTGCCATGGATGCTTCTTATCCAACTGCTTAAGCAAACAGAATTATGTATAGCCAAATCAAAGGCTTAATGTTTATTATTTCTAAAGATTTGCTAAGTGGTGTGTTATATTTCACTTGATTATGTAAATGTGCTAAAGAAACATGTCCATAACTTATGTTAAAAATACAATATGAAGTACATAGTTCTGTTTGTGACAGTGTAAACGAGCTACATCATTTATCCTGTTTTTCACTTAAATTCCTAAATTATAGTCACCCAAAATCGATTTAATATCAGGTATGGCCCCTGAATTTTTCCCACTATAATGGTAAGATCACAAAATTATTTTTGTCACGTTAAAGTAACTGAATTATGTGTGAATTGCTCGAAACATACAAATGACCAAAAAGTCAAACATCCCTCGTTAGGTTATGAAAACTCATCACCGCATTAGTGCTCTAGCACCTtgtgaattcctttttttttcccaCCTGATATCTGGTACACGCATTGGGACCTCACTAAATTCGGATTCGTGCCAGGAAGTCCCATATTGGAGGGCAAAGCACTTTGTGAATTCCACGCCAAAAGATAAAACAAACTCACCCTGTAAAAATGGATTTGGAGATTTATAGAACTGAACTTTCAAATGTTTCTTAATTGTCTATTGTTTAGAATATGGGTAGCTAAAATCAAACAGTTAAACCTTATATAAAAAAATCATACACAAATATTAACTTACGTAATATTTTCATACTTGGGGATTAAGTATTAAGTTTTGAAATGTAAGGGGTATATATGTAACTAAGTAGATTGTATAAATTGAAgtgaaatatttaaaattaaaaaaatttaactGAAAATTCACACTGaccaatttaaatattttttagttaCACTTTTGAGTTGTATAAAAATTATACTATAAACACTAAAAGAATTACATATTGatcaatttaaatattttttagttaCACTTTTGAGTTGGGGCATAAACATTTACTAGAATGCACACCTTTTAAAATTCTTATATAGAAAATTTGATAAAATATGTCGATTGTACTAGTAATATATTTTCATATTGTACATgataatttttttagaaaaaaattacGATAAGATTTAATACGTAGGAATTTCTCGTTTCCCATTTCAAATTTCTTATTCGATGGTCTCGCTTCAAATTATCTTAAGTTTACTTTGTTACATATAAATTCGATATTTAAATAACAAAAACTTATATGATCTATTATAGtgaaaattatgcaaaatatTTGTGTAGAATTTCCATTATATAGCGGCTTACGTGTTTAGTTTTAAAATATAGGGGTAGTAATCGTAGGTTTTCTTTATAAGGGTGGTTTTAGTAGCATAAAATTGCATTTAAAAATAAGTGACATTAGAGGAATAAAACTGCATTTGAAGTTTCCTAATTCTTTTTGTGACAATTAACAAAAGTTtcctaatttatttttttggcaATTAACGAAAGTTtcctaatttatttttttggcaATTAACGAAAGTTtcctaatttatttttttggcaATTAACAAAAGTTTCCTAATTCTTGTTAAACTCGGTTTCCATTTACTTCCCGCGTTGTAGGCTATAGCCCAACCCTACGTATATATAAGTAGTATCAACTAGGCCAAATATTTTACGTATTAGAATAAACAGTTTGTTAGTTTTCCTTCTTCAAAGAGTGTTCTTAAGATCCAGTAAGAATATTTTGTTTTCAGCTAATTTCTTCTACTGAAAACAAAACATGAATATCAACCAAACAATCCAAAATTCATCACAATATCCAGTACTGGGACTAGGAATTAGGTTTCGACCCGTTGATGAAGACCTTATACACTATCTACTCAA is drawn from Lycium barbarum isolate Lr01 chromosome 8, ASM1917538v2, whole genome shotgun sequence and contains these coding sequences:
- the LOC132605501 gene encoding senescence-specific cysteine protease SAG39-like, which translates into the protein MHIQESIYTSISKEIYTPLSTSYNSLIVKYISLILSLDMKFLVLLLAILGLWMSQITARTLPEESMMQKYEQWMIQYGRVYRTNAEKESRFKIFKENAECIEAFNNAGNQPYKLGINAFADLSNEEFRAKRNGLKIPFCEPKITSFKYENLTAVPTTMDWRTKGAVTPIKDQGQCGSCWAFSAIAATEGITKLSTGNLISLSEQELMDCDRTSEDQGCEGGYMEDAFEFIVKNKGITTEKTYPYKAADGSCNTKKESSHVADIKGYEKVPKNSEKALLNAVANQPVSVSIDASDFSFQFYTSGVFTGTCGTELDHGVTAIGYGKAEDGTKYWLIKNSWGTSWGENGYIRMERDIDAKEGLCGIAMDASYPTA